The DNA segment TTTTGTTTCCAAAAGGTGGAATATCGATTCCATGATGTCCCGTGCTAACAGAAATTCTTTTGATTATTTTATTATCAATCAAATCAATTACTGCAACATCATTTGTTCCGATATTTGTCACAAACAGATGTTTTCCATCAGAAATAATATCCAGATTATGTGGCAATGTGCCCACTGGAATTGAATCTATTTTAGTCAAGGATGAAACATCAATTATTGCAATCTCATCACCCCCTTGAATTGTAACATATGCAGTAATTCCATTAGGATGAAAAACAATATTGTGAGGTATCTTGCCAACAGGTATTTCTTTGGTTAATTCCCATGTTTCAAGATCAATAACACTAATGGTACCAGAATTTTCATTTGCTACAAAAGCAATGTCTTTGGTTGGATGAATCTTTACACCTTTTGGTGTTTTTCCAACTGCAATTTCTGATAATTTGTTTCCTTGATAGTCATATACAAAAACAATATCACTTGCACTGCTTGTGGCTAAAATCAAATCTCTATCCTTTGAAACAGAAACATATGTCATCTTAGACCCTGCTTCAAATACATCACCACCAATATTTCCTACAGAATTATCACCTTGAAGTGTAAAGAAAACATCTTCTGAAGAATTTTGAGAGATGTCTTGATAATCATTAGAAATTGATTGTACCGGGGAATATAATCCAAAAGATGCAAATGCCACTCCTATTGCAACAATTCCTATAGACCAGAAAATTGCAGCCTTGTCAATTGTAGTCATTTTTTCCAATCAACATATTTTCAATATATTTCTAGATTCAATTTTAGGATTAATTTTGATTCAGTATTTATTGAAATTGTAAAGGACGTGAAATACATTATAAAGGATACTCGATTTTTCTTTAATTGTGAAAGTAAAGAACATCACAGTTTTAGGATCAGGAGTAATGGGACATGGAATTGCACAGGTTTCAGCAACTGCAGGGTATAATGTAGTTTTACGAGACATTAAACAAGAATTTCTAGATAAAGCAATGGAGAAAATAAAATGGAGTCTAGACAAGCTAGTCTCCAAAGAAAAGATTTCAAAAGATGAAGGCGATGCAATTTTTGGAAGGATTACACCAATTGTGGACTTGAATGAAGCTGTTAAGAATGCAGAACTAGTGATCGAAGTAGTTCCAGAAATAATGGATTTAAAAAAATCAGTTTATGCGGAATTGGATAAAGCAGCAGGACCCGAAGTAATATTTGCATCAAACACAAGTACTTTGCCAATTACAGAAATTGCAAATACAACATCACGTCCTGAAAAATTCATAGGAATTCATTTTTTCAATCCACCACAATTAATGAAATTGGTAGAAATAATTCCAGGAGAAAAAACAGCACCAGAAATTACAGCCTTGACTCAAGAATATGTGAAATCAGTTAACAAGCAAGCAGTACTTTGCAGAAAAGATGTGCCAGGA comes from the Candidatus Nitrosopumilus sediminis genome and includes:
- a CDS encoding YncE family protein; translation: MTTIDKAAIFWSIGIVAIGVAFASFGLYSPVQSISNDYQDISQNSSEDVFFTLQGDNSVGNIGGDVFEAGSKMTYVSVSKDRDLILATSSASDIVFVYDYQGNKLSEIAVGKTPKGVKIHPTKDIAFVANENSGTISVIDLETWELTKEIPVGKIPHNIVFHPNGITAYVTIQGGDEIAIIDVSSLTKIDSIPVGTLPHNLDIISDGKHLFVTNIGTNDVAVIDLIDNKIIKRISVSTGHHGIDIPPFGNKIFVSGIGDDKVNVIDAASLELIKQIQVGKGPHGLRSDQNSNNLYVGVTQTNEIVVIDITSLRIIDRLSVGETPFWLAIPENP